The Synechococcus sp. BL107 nucleotide sequence GGGAGGCTATTGAATGAAATGCAAGATCAATGCTTCAGTTACATCACTTCAGTGATAGAAACAATCTTGCCGCCACGGGCATGGATGTATTTCATCTGGCTCGACATGTCTTTGCCGGATACCAGATAAGTATTTCCTGCAGTGCGTTGACGTCCTCGGGCTGCTTGAGCACCCACCACAATCCGGAAACGCTTCTTGGTGGGATCAGGCGCACCAGATTGTGTGCCAGTCCGGTTGATCCTTGTGGTGGTGGAGCTCCAGCCTCCAGGAACCATGCCGGTTGCAACAGACGTTACGAGGGACGAACTGGTTTGAACGGTGTCGCTAGCAGCGAAGCCTTCAGCCAATTTCAGGTGACGGTTGAAAGCCACTTGAGAGCGGCCATTTTCAGACAGGATTCGTGCGAATGGCACGGTGTCTTCCCCGAAGGTGCTCTGGTATTCCTCGCAGTCGACGTAACTGGCGATTTCTGCGTCGTAGCCGCCCTCAGCCAGAATTTTTGTGTGCTCACTGATTTCAGCCTGAGACTTTGGCGCGCGTCCGAGGAAGTGCTTGAAGTTCAGTTCGATAAAGCGATAAGGGGCGTTGGTCTCAAAGAAACGACGCTTGTATTCAGCCGACAATCCAATCGCACGGACAAATTCTCGAGTGCTGAGGTAACCATCGATGAACTTGCTCTCCGCTGAGATGGCGCGCTCAAATTCCATCAGATGGGGGTTGCCCATTACTTGCTTGTACGACGCGCGAATCAATGCTGCGAGCTGATCTGGGCTATCGCCTGGGCAGCGCTGATAAGTTTCCTGCTCTCGTTGCCCCAAACCGAAGTACACGTAGGAGTCACCACGCATGGGTGCATTGTCTTTCCCACTGGTGACACCAGGGGCTTTGCTTGCGAAGCGAGCGCCGCCGCCTGCAGATGGGCGGATCCCAAATGGTTGCGATGGGACGCTGATTCGAGGAGCGGTACCGCTGCCAAGGCTTGTGGTTAAAGCGCTGCTTCCGCCACGGGCACTGTCGCTACCGGCAAAGCTTTTCTGAATCGCCGCGAGCATTGGGAATGCTGCGGTGGAGAGATCCGCCGGGGAGCTCCAAGACCGTGCGTAAGGCACCACATTGCTACCAAACACCTCGAGGTATTCGGCCGAATCGACGATGCTGTCGATGAC carries:
- a CDS encoding phycobilisome rod-core linker polypeptide, which produces MDTTQASKGFGAETKWSSPVSFERKGVGKKPALTIGEFLKQSCDQLAIGVGPRSHADCPHRVTSECYSPDDSSALNDVIAAAYRQVFGNAHVMDFERCAELEAQLRNGDLDVRNFIRGLAKSSFYKSRFFLSVAPQRGIELNFKHLLGRAPHSQAEMSAKISLQAEHGQAAVIDSIVDSAEYLEVFGSNVVPYARSWSSPADLSTAAFPMLAAIQKSFAGSDSARGGSSALTTSLGSGTAPRISVPSQPFGIRPSAGGGARFASKAPGVTSGKDNAPMRGDSYVYFGLGQREQETYQRCPGDSPDQLAALIRASYKQVMGNPHLMEFERAISAESKFIDGYLSTREFVRAIGLSAEYKRRFFETNAPYRFIELNFKHFLGRAPKSQAEISEHTKILAEGGYDAEIASYVDCEEYQSTFGEDTVPFARILSENGRSQVAFNRHLKLAEGFAASDTVQTSSSLVTSVATGMVPGGWSSTTTRINRTGTQSGAPDPTKKRFRIVVGAQAARGRQRTAGNTYLVSGKDMSSQMKYIHARGGKIVSITEVM